AGGTCGTCGGCCATCCAGAACGAGCAGGCCAAGAAGGCCCCCTCGTCGCCCTCCAGGCCGTCGACACCGGCCTCCTCACCTGCCGTCGGGTAGCGCAGGATGAAGCCGTCGGGGGTGGACAGTTCGCGCTGGATCGCCTCGATGGTGCCGATGACCCGCTTGTCGTCCGGCGGCAGGAACCCCATCTGCGGGATCAGCAGCAGGGAGGCGTCCAGTTCCCTGGATCCGTAGGACTGGGTGAAGGTGTTGCGCTCCTTGTCGTAGCCCTTTTCGCAGACGTCGGCGTGGATCTCGTCGCGCAGCTCGCGCCAGCGCTCCAGCGGGCCGTCCACGTCCCCGCTCTCGATCAGCTTGACCGTGCGGTCCACCGCGACCCAGGCCATCACCTTCGAGTGCACGAAGTGGCGGCGCGGCCCGCGCACCTCCCAGATGCCCTCGTCGGGCTCGTTCCAGTGCGTCTCGAGGTAGCGGATCAGCTTGAGCTGGAGCACCGACGCGTAGTCGTTGCGGGCCAGGCCCGTCATGTGACCCAGGTGCAGGGCCTCGGTGACCTCGCCGTACACGTCGAGCTGGAGCTGGTGGGCGGCGCCGTTGCCGACGCGGACCGGGCGGGAGTTCTCGTAGCCCGGCAGCCAGTCCAGCTCGGTCTCGCCCAGCTCCCGTTCGCCCGCGATCCCGTACATGATCTGGAGGTTCTCCGGGTCGCCGGCGACCGCCCGCAGCAGCCAGTCCCGCCAGGCCGAGGCCTCGTCGCGGTAGCCGGTGCGCAGCAGCGACGACAGGGTGATCGCCGCGTCACGCAGCCAGGTGTAGCGGTAGTCCCAGTTCCGTACGCCGCCGATCTCCTCCGGCAGGGAGGTGGTCGGCGCGGCGACGATCCCGCCCGTGGGGCCGTACGTCAGCGCCTTGAGGGTGATCAGGGAGCGGACCACCGCCTCCCGGTAGGGGCCGTGGTACGTGCAGTGCTCGACCCAGTCCCGCCAGAAGTCGGTGGTGGCCTCCAGGGCCGCCTCGGCGTCCGGGTTGTCCGGGGCGCCCTTGTGGGAGGGCTGCCAGCTGATGGCGAAGGTCACGCGGTCGCCGGGCCCGACGGTGAAGTCGGAGTACGTCGTCAGGTCCTTGCCGTAGGTCTGCGCGTCGGTGTCCAGCCAGACCGAGTCCGGACCGGCGACGGCCACGGTGCGCCCGTCCACCTTGTGGACCCAGGGCACGATCCGCCCGTAGGAGAAGCGCATCCGCAGCGCGGAGCGCATGGGGACACGGCCGCTGACCCCCTCGACGATGCGGATCAGCTGCGGGGCGTGGTCCTCACGGGGAGGCATGAAGTCGATGACGCGCACGGTCCCCCGCGGCGTGTCCCACTCCGATTCCAGCACGAGCGAGTCACCGCGATAGCGCCGGCGGTCGGCCCGGGGGGCCGGGGTGCCGGACGGGACCGCGGGTGCCACCCGCCAGAACCCGTGTTCCTCGGTGCCGAGAATGCTCGCGAAGACAGCATGGGAGTCGAAGCGTGGAAGGCATGCCCAGTCCACGGCTCCGTCCCGGCAGACCAAAGCCGCGGTCTGCATGTCGCCGATCAGTGCGTAATCCTCGATGCGCCCGGACACGTTGCATCTCCAGTCGAACAGCCACGTCCGCCCCTGAGGGCGCTTGCAATGCGCGGATGCGCGGTCTCTTGTGTGTAGGGATCCCCGCGTCGAGCCTAGATTGCCGGACGTGGCGTGGTTACACCGTAGGCCGGGCTGCTCGGCGCGGTTGTGCAGCGATATTCGAGCAGGATATGACGGCACACTAGTGATCCCCTTAAGCCCCGGGACAATGTGACTCGTCCGAACGGGTGACCAGGACGGATACCCCGCGCGGACGGGCCCCAACCCGGTCCCGCGAGGTTCGGGGGAGCGTGGCCGGAGGCGGACGGGTCCGGGCGCTGATAGGCTGGTACCCCGTGGACCGGTGGTCTGCCTGTGCGAATCAGGAGCCCCGAAACCGCAGCTTCGGCGCCCCCAGAGACCCTTCCGGATCTCCGCGGAAGGGCGTCGGACGCACCTCACCTCGCGACCACGGGAGCCCCCTCTTGGCGATGCCGGCACGAAATTCGTCATCCTCGACGACCAAGCACATCTTCGTCACCGGGGGTGTCGCTTCGTCCCTCGGCAAGGGCCTGACGGCCTCCAGCCTGGGTGCGCTGCTCAAGGCGCGCGGTCTGCGGGTCACGATGCAGAAGCTCGACCCGTACCTGAACGTCGACCCGGGCACGATGAACCCCTTCCAGCACGGCGAGGTGTTCGTCACCAACGACGGCGCCGAGACCGACCTGGACATCGGTCACTACGAGCGTTTCCTCGACGTCGACCTCGACGGCTCGGCCAACGTCACCACCGGCCAGGTCTACTCGCAGGTCATCGCCAAGGAGCGGCGCGGCGAGTACCTCGGTGACACCGTGCAGGTCATCCCGCACATCACCAACGAGATCAAGCACCGCATCCGGCGGATGGCGACCGACGACGTCGACGTCGTCATCACCGAGGTCGGCGGCACCGTCGGCGACATCGAGTCGCTGCCGTTCCTGGAGACCGTGCGCCAGGTCCGCCACGAGGTCGGCCGCGACAACGTCTTCGTCGTGCACATCTCGCTGCTCCCCTACATCGGCCCGTCCGGTGAGCTCAAGACCAAGCCGACCCAGCACTCGGTCGCGGCGCTGCGCAACATCGGCATCCAGCCCGACGCGATCGTGCTGCGCGCCGACCGCGAGGTGCCGACCTCCATCAAGCGCAAGATCTCGCTGATGTGCGACGTCGACGAGGCCGCGGTCGTCGCCGCGATCGACGCCAAGTCGATCTACGACATCCCCAAGGTGCTGCACACCGAGGGCCTGGACGCCTACGTCGTCCGCAAGCTCGACCTGCCCTTCCGCGACGTCGACTGGACGGTGTGGGAGGACCTGCTGGACCGGGTCCACAACCCCGACCACGAGGTCAAGGTCGCGCTCGTCGGCAAGTACATCGACCTGCCCGACGCCTACCTGTCGGTGACCGAGGCGCTGCGCGCCGGCGGCTTCGCCAACAGGGCCCGGGTCCAGATCAAGTGGGTCACCTCCGACGACTGCAAGACGCCGGAGGACGCCGCCGCGCAGCTGGGCGACGTCGACGCGATCTGCGTGCCCGGCGGCTTCGGTGACCGCGGCGTCAACGGCAAGGTCGGCGCGATCACCTACGCCCGCGAGAACAAGATCCCGCTGCTGGGCCTGTGCCTGGGTCTGCAGTGCGTGGTCATCGAGGCCGCGCGCAACCTGGCGGGCATCGAGGAGGCGAACTCCACCGAGTTCGACGCCTCCACCCCGCACCCGGTCATCTCGACGATGGAGGAGCAGCTGGCCTTCGTCGAGGGCGCGGGCGACCTGGGCGGCACCATGCGCCTGGGCATGTACCCGGCGAAGCTCGCCGAGGGCTCCATCGTGCGCGAGGTCTACGGCGACCAGGCGTACGTGGACGAGCGCCACCGCCACCGCTACGAGGTGAACAACGCCTACCGCGGCGAGCTGGAGAAGAAGGCCGGCCTGGTCTTCTCGGGCACCTCCCCGGACAACAAGCTCGTCGAGTACGTCGAGTACCCGCGCGAGGTCCACCCCTACCTGGTGGCCACCCAGGCCCACCCGGAGCTCCGCTCCCGCCCGACCCG
This Streptomyces sp. NBC_00539 DNA region includes the following protein-coding sequences:
- a CDS encoding glycoside hydrolase family 15 protein, with amino-acid sequence MSGRIEDYALIGDMQTAALVCRDGAVDWACLPRFDSHAVFASILGTEEHGFWRVAPAVPSGTPAPRADRRRYRGDSLVLESEWDTPRGTVRVIDFMPPREDHAPQLIRIVEGVSGRVPMRSALRMRFSYGRIVPWVHKVDGRTVAVAGPDSVWLDTDAQTYGKDLTTYSDFTVGPGDRVTFAISWQPSHKGAPDNPDAEAALEATTDFWRDWVEHCTYHGPYREAVVRSLITLKALTYGPTGGIVAAPTTSLPEEIGGVRNWDYRYTWLRDAAITLSSLLRTGYRDEASAWRDWLLRAVAGDPENLQIMYGIAGERELGETELDWLPGYENSRPVRVGNGAAHQLQLDVYGEVTEALHLGHMTGLARNDYASVLQLKLIRYLETHWNEPDEGIWEVRGPRRHFVHSKVMAWVAVDRTVKLIESGDVDGPLERWRELRDEIHADVCEKGYDKERNTFTQSYGSRELDASLLLIPQMGFLPPDDKRVIGTIEAIQRELSTPDGFILRYPTAGEEAGVDGLEGDEGAFLACSFWMADDLAMIGRVDEARRLFEKLLSLRNDLGLLAEEWDPKLQRQVGNFPQAFSHVPLIDTALRLTASGAYGG
- a CDS encoding CTP synthase; this encodes MPARNSSSSTTKHIFVTGGVASSLGKGLTASSLGALLKARGLRVTMQKLDPYLNVDPGTMNPFQHGEVFVTNDGAETDLDIGHYERFLDVDLDGSANVTTGQVYSQVIAKERRGEYLGDTVQVIPHITNEIKHRIRRMATDDVDVVITEVGGTVGDIESLPFLETVRQVRHEVGRDNVFVVHISLLPYIGPSGELKTKPTQHSVAALRNIGIQPDAIVLRADREVPTSIKRKISLMCDVDEAAVVAAIDAKSIYDIPKVLHTEGLDAYVVRKLDLPFRDVDWTVWEDLLDRVHNPDHEVKVALVGKYIDLPDAYLSVTEALRAGGFANRARVQIKWVTSDDCKTPEDAAAQLGDVDAICVPGGFGDRGVNGKVGAITYARENKIPLLGLCLGLQCVVIEAARNLAGIEEANSTEFDASTPHPVISTMEEQLAFVEGAGDLGGTMRLGMYPAKLAEGSIVREVYGDQAYVDERHRHRYEVNNAYRGELEKKAGLVFSGTSPDNKLVEYVEYPREVHPYLVATQAHPELRSRPTRPHPLFAGLVKAAVERQQSAK